One part of the Homo sapiens chromosome 19, GRCh38.p14 Primary Assembly genome encodes these proteins:
- the SIGLEC11 gene encoding sialic acid-binding Ig-like lectin 11 isoform X2, with protein MVTAPPPGFLLEEFPSQPGRPRSQMVPGQAQPQSPEMLLLPLLLPVLGAGSLNKDPSYSLQVQRQVPVPEGLCVIVSCNLSYPRDGWDESTAAYGYWFKGRTSPKTGAPVATNNQSREVEMSTRDRFQLTGDPGKGSCSLVIRDAQREDEAWYFFRVERGSRVRHSFLSNAFFLKVTALTKKPDVYIPETLEPGQPVTVICVFNWAFKKCPAPSFSWTGAALSPRRTRPSTSHFSVLSFTPSPQDHDTDLTCHVDFSRKGVSAQRTVRLRVAYAPKDLIISISHDNTSALELQGNVIYLEVQKGQFLRLLCAADSQPPATLSWVLQDRVLSSSHPWGPRTLGLELRGVRAGDSGRYTCRAENRLGSQQQALDLSVQYPPENLRVMVSQANRTVLENLGNGTSLPVLEGQSLRLVCVTHSSPPARLSWTRWGQTVGPSQPSDPGVLELPPIQMEHEGEFTCHAQHPLGSQHVSLSLSVHYPPQLLGPSCSWEAEGLHCSCSSQASPAPSLRWWLGEELLEGNSSQGSFEVTPSSAGPWANSSLSLHGGLSSGLRLRCKAWNVHGAQSGSVFQLLPG; from the exons ATGGTCACTGCCCCTCCACCAGGCTTCCTGCTGGAGGAGTTTCCTTCCCAGCCAGGCCGGCCCAGAAGCCAGATGGTCCCGGGACAGGCCCAGCCCCAGAGCCCAGAGatgctgctgctgcccctgctgctgcccgTGCTGGGGGCGG GGTCCCTGAACAAGGATCCCAGTTACAGTCTTCAAGTGCAGAGGCAGGTGCCGGTGCCGGAGGGCCTGTGTGTCATCGTGTCTTGCAACCTCTCCTACCCCCGGGATGGCTGGGACGAGTCTACTGCTGCTTATGGCTACTGGTTCAAAGGACGGACCAGCCCAAAGACGGGTGCTCCTGTGGCCACTAACAACCAGAGTCGAGAGGTGGAAATGAGCACCCGGGACCGATTCCAGCTCACTGGGGATCCCGGCAAAGGGAGCTGCTCCTTGGTGATCAGAGACGCGCagagggaggatgaggcatgGTACTTCTTTCGGGTGGAGAGAGGAAGCCGTGTGAGACATAGTTTCCTGAGCAATGCGTTCTTTCTAAAAGTAACAG CCCTGACTAAGAAGCCTGATGTCTACATCCCCGAGACCCTGGAGCCCGGGCAGCCGGTGACGGTCATCTGTGTGTTTAACTGGGCTTTCAAGAAATGTCCAGCCCCTTCTTTCTCCTGGACGGGGGCTGCCCTCTCCCCTAGAAGAACCAGACCAAGCACCTCCCACTTCTCAGTGCTCAGCTTCACGCCCAGCCCCCAGGACCACGACACCGACCTCACCTGCCATGTGGACTTCTCCAGAAAGGGTGTGAGCGCACAGAGGACCGTCCGACTCCGTGTGGCCT ATGCCCCCAAAGACCTTATTATCAGCATTTCACATGACAACACGTCAG CCCTGGAACTCCAGGGAAACGTCATATATCTGGAAGTTCAGAAAGGCCAGTTCCTGCGGCTCCTCTGTGCTGCTGACAGCCAGCCCCCTGCCACGCTGAGCTGGGTCCTGCAGGACAGAGTCCTCTCCTCGTCCCACCCCTGGGGCCCCAGAACCCTGGGGCTGGAGCTGCGTGGGGTAAGGGCCGGGGATTCAGGGCGCTACACCTGCCGAGCGGAGAACAGGCTTGGCTCCCAGCAGCAAGCCCTGGACCTCTCTGTGCAGT ATCCTCCAGAGAacctgagagtgatggtttcccaAGCAAACAGGACAG TCCTGGAAAACCTCGGGAACGGCACATCCCTCCCGGTCCTGGAGGGCCAAAGCCTGCGCCTGGTCTGTGTCACCCACAGCAGCCCCCCAGCCAGGCTGAGCTGGACCCGGTGGGGACAGACCGTGGGCCCCTCCCAGCCCTCAGACCCCGGGGTCCTGGAGCTGCCACCCATTCAAATGGAGCACGAAGGAGAGTTCACCTGCCACGCTCAGCACCCTCTGGGCTCCCAGCACGTCTCTCTCAGCCTCTCCGTGCACT accctccacagctgctgggcccctcctgctcctgggaggctgagggtctGCACTGCAGCTGCTCCTCCCAGGCCAGCCCGGCCCCCTCTCTGCGCTGGTGGCTTGGGGAGGAGCTGCTGGAGGGGAACAGCAGTCAGGGCTCCTTCGAGGTCACCCCCAGCTCAGCCGGGCCCTGGGCCAACAGCTCCCTGAGCCTCCATGGAGGGCTCAGCTCCGGCCTCAGGCTCCGCTGTAAG
- the SIGLEC16 gene encoding sialic acid-binding Ig-like lectin 16 precursor (The RefSeq protein has 1 frameshift compared to this genomic sequence): MLLLPLLLPVLGAGSLNKDPSYSLQVQRQVPVPEGLCVIVSCNLSYPRDGWDESTAAYGYWFKGWTSPKTGAPVATNNQSREVEMSTRDRFQLTGDPGKGSCSLVIRDAQREDEAWYFFRVERGSRVRHSFVNNLFFLKVTALTQKPDVYIPETLEPGQPVTVICVFNWAFKKCPAPSFSWTGAALSPRRTRPSTSHFSVLSFTPSPQDHDTDLTCHVDFSRKGVSAQRTVRLRVASLELQGNVIYLEVQKGQFLRLLCAADSQPPATLSWVLQDRVLSSSHPWGPRTLGLELRGVRAGDSGRYTCRAENRLGSQQRALDLSVQYPPENLRVMVSQANRTVLENLRNGTSLRVLEGQSLRLVCVTHSSPPARLSWTRWGQTVGPSQPSDPGVLELPRVQMEHEGEFTCHARHPLGSQRVSLSFSVHCKSGPMTGVVLVAVGEVAMKILLLCLCLILLRVRSCRRKAARAALGMEAADAVTD, from the exons atgctgctgctgcccctgctgctgcccgTGCTGGGGGCGG GGTCCCTGAACAAGGATCCCAGTTACAGTCTTCAAGTGCAGAGGCAGGTGCCGGTGCCGGAGGGCCTGTGTGTCATCGTGTCTTGCAACCTCTCCTACCCCCGGGATGGCTGGGACGAGTCTACTGCTGCTTATGGCTACTGGTTCAAAGGATGGACCAGCCCAAAGACGGGTGCTCCTGTGGCCACTAACAACCAGAGTCGAGAGGTGGAAATGAGCACCCGGGACCGATTCCAGCTCACTGGGGATCCCGGCAAAGGGAGCTGCTCCTTGGTGATCAGAGACGCGCagagggaggatgaggcatgGTACTTCTTTCGGGTGGAGAGAGGAAGCCGTGTGAGACATAGTTTCGTGAACAATTTGTT AAAAGTAACAG CCCTGACTCAGAAGCCTGATGTCTACATCCCCGAGACCCTGGAGCCCGGGCAGCCGGTGACGGTCATCTGTGTGTTTAACTGGGCTTTCAAGAAATGTCCAGCCCCTTCTTTCTCCTGGACGGGGGCTGCCCTCTCCCCTAGAAGAACCAGACCAAGCACCTCCCACTTCTCAGTGCTCAGCTTCACGCCCAGCCCCCAGGACCACGACACCGACCTCACCTGCCATGTGGACTTCTCCAGAAAGGGTGTGAGCGCACAGAGGACCGTCCGACTCCGTGTGGCCT CCCTGGAACTCCAGGGAAACGTCATATATCTGGAAGTTCAGAAAGGCCAGTTCCTGCGGCTCCTCTGTGCTGCTGACAGCCAGCCCCCTGCCACGCTGAGCTGGGTCCTGCAGGACAGAGTCCTCTCCTCGTCCCACCCCTGGGGCCCCAGAACCCTGGGGCTGGAGCTGCGTGGGGTAAGGGCCGGGGATTCAGGGCGCTACACCTGCCGAGCGGAGAACAGGCTTGGCTCCCAGCAGCGAGCCCTGGACCTCTCTGTGCAGT ATCCTCCAGAGAacctgagagtgatggtttcccaAGCAAACAGGACAG TCCTGGAAAACCTGAGGAACGGCACATCCCTCCGGGTCCTGGAGGGCCAAAGCCTGCGTCTGGTCTGTGTCACACACAGCAGCCCCCCAGCCAGGCTGAGCTGGACCCGGTGGGGACAGACCGTGGGCCCCTCCCAGCCCTCAGACCCTGGGGTCCTGGAGCTGCCTCGGGTTCAAATGGAGCACGAAGGAGAGTTCACCTGCCACGCTCGGCACCCGCTGGGCTCCCAGCGCGTCTCTCTCAGCTTCTCCGTGCACT GCAAATCAGGGCCCATGACGGGGGTGGTTCTGGTGGCTGTTGGGGAGGTGGCTATGAAGATCCtgcttctctgcctctgcctcatcctcctcag AGTGAGGTCTTGCAGGAGGAAGGCAGCAAGGGCAGCATTGGGCATGGAGGCTGCAGACGCTGTCACGGACTAA
- the SIGLEC11 gene encoding sialic acid-binding Ig-like lectin 11 isoform X3, giving the protein MVTAPPPGFLLEEFPSQPGRPRSQMVPGQAQPQSPEMLLLPLLLPVLGAGSLNKDPSYSLQVQRQVPVPEGLCVIVSCNLSYPRDGWDESTAAYGYWFKGRTSPKTGAPVATNNQSREVEMSTRDRFQLTGDPGKGSCSLVIRDAQREDEAWYFFRVERGSRVRHSFLSNAFFLKVTALTKKPDVYIPETLEPGQPVTVICVFNWAFKKCPAPSFSWTGAALSPRRTRPSTSHFSVLSFTPSPQDHDTDLTCHVDFSRKGVSAQRTVRLRVAYAPKDLIISISHDNTSALELQGNVIYLEVQKGQFLRLLCAADSQPPATLSWVLQDRVLSSSHPWGPRTLGLELRGVRAGDSGRYTCRAENRLGSQQQALDLSVQYPPENLRVMVSQANRTVLENLGNGTSLPVLEGQSLRLVCVTHSSPPARLSWTRWGQTVGPSQPSDPGVLELPPIQMEHEGEFTCHAQHPLGSQHVSLSLSVHW; this is encoded by the exons ATGGTCACTGCCCCTCCACCAGGCTTCCTGCTGGAGGAGTTTCCTTCCCAGCCAGGCCGGCCCAGAAGCCAGATGGTCCCGGGACAGGCCCAGCCCCAGAGCCCAGAGatgctgctgctgcccctgctgctgcccgTGCTGGGGGCGG GGTCCCTGAACAAGGATCCCAGTTACAGTCTTCAAGTGCAGAGGCAGGTGCCGGTGCCGGAGGGCCTGTGTGTCATCGTGTCTTGCAACCTCTCCTACCCCCGGGATGGCTGGGACGAGTCTACTGCTGCTTATGGCTACTGGTTCAAAGGACGGACCAGCCCAAAGACGGGTGCTCCTGTGGCCACTAACAACCAGAGTCGAGAGGTGGAAATGAGCACCCGGGACCGATTCCAGCTCACTGGGGATCCCGGCAAAGGGAGCTGCTCCTTGGTGATCAGAGACGCGCagagggaggatgaggcatgGTACTTCTTTCGGGTGGAGAGAGGAAGCCGTGTGAGACATAGTTTCCTGAGCAATGCGTTCTTTCTAAAAGTAACAG CCCTGACTAAGAAGCCTGATGTCTACATCCCCGAGACCCTGGAGCCCGGGCAGCCGGTGACGGTCATCTGTGTGTTTAACTGGGCTTTCAAGAAATGTCCAGCCCCTTCTTTCTCCTGGACGGGGGCTGCCCTCTCCCCTAGAAGAACCAGACCAAGCACCTCCCACTTCTCAGTGCTCAGCTTCACGCCCAGCCCCCAGGACCACGACACCGACCTCACCTGCCATGTGGACTTCTCCAGAAAGGGTGTGAGCGCACAGAGGACCGTCCGACTCCGTGTGGCCT ATGCCCCCAAAGACCTTATTATCAGCATTTCACATGACAACACGTCAG CCCTGGAACTCCAGGGAAACGTCATATATCTGGAAGTTCAGAAAGGCCAGTTCCTGCGGCTCCTCTGTGCTGCTGACAGCCAGCCCCCTGCCACGCTGAGCTGGGTCCTGCAGGACAGAGTCCTCTCCTCGTCCCACCCCTGGGGCCCCAGAACCCTGGGGCTGGAGCTGCGTGGGGTAAGGGCCGGGGATTCAGGGCGCTACACCTGCCGAGCGGAGAACAGGCTTGGCTCCCAGCAGCAAGCCCTGGACCTCTCTGTGCAGT ATCCTCCAGAGAacctgagagtgatggtttcccaAGCAAACAGGACAG TCCTGGAAAACCTCGGGAACGGCACATCCCTCCCGGTCCTGGAGGGCCAAAGCCTGCGCCTGGTCTGTGTCACCCACAGCAGCCCCCCAGCCAGGCTGAGCTGGACCCGGTGGGGACAGACCGTGGGCCCCTCCCAGCCCTCAGACCCCGGGGTCCTGGAGCTGCCACCCATTCAAATGGAGCACGAAGGAGAGTTCACCTGCCACGCTCAGCACCCTCTGGGCTCCCAGCACGTCTCTCTCAGCCTCTCCGTGCACT